The Bos mutus isolate GX-2022 chromosome 7, NWIPB_WYAK_1.1, whole genome shotgun sequence genome window below encodes:
- the PDLIM7 gene encoding PDZ and LIM domain protein 7 isoform X7, giving the protein MDSFKVVLEGPAPWGFRLQGGKDFNVPLSISRLTPGGKAAQAGVAVGDWVLSIDGENAGGLTHIEAQNKIRACGERLSLSLSRAQPAQSKPQKALAPAADPPRYTFAPSASLNKTARPFGANPPADSAPQQNGQPLRPLVPDASKQRLMEDTEDWRPRPGTGQSRSFRILAHLTGTEFMQDPDEEHLKKSREKYVLELQSPRYTRLRDWHHQRSAHVLNVQS; this is encoded by the exons ATGGATTCCTTCAAGGTGGTGCTGGAGGGGCCAGCACCTTGGGGCTTCCGGCTGCAGGGGGGCAAGGACTTCAATGTACCCCTCTCCATCTCCCGG CTCACCCCTGGAGGTAAAGCTGCACAGGCTGGCGTGGCCGTGGGTGACTGGGTACTGAGTATTGATGGAGAGAACGCGGGGGGCCTCACACACATCGAAGCCCAGAACAAGATCCGTGCCTGCGGGGAGCGCCTTAGCCTTAGCCTCAGCAG gGCTCAGCCTGCTCAGAGCAAACCGCAGAAG GCCCTGGCCCCTGCCGCGGACCCCCCGCGGTACACCTTTGCACCCAGCGCCTCCCTCAACAAGACGGCCCGACCCTTCGGGGCGAACCCGCCCGCAGACAGCGCCCCGCAGCAGAATGG ACAGCCGCTCCGACCGCTGGTCCCAGATGCCAGCAAGCAGCGGCTGATGGAGGACACAGAGGACTGGCGGCCGAGGCCTGGGACAGGCCAGTCCCGTTCCTTCCGCATCCTCGCCCACCTCACGGGCACCGAGTTCA TGCAAGACCCGGATGAGGAGCACCTGAAGAAATCAAG GGAAAAGTATGTCCTGGAGCTGCAGAGCCCACGCTACACCCGCCTCCGGGACTGGCACCACCAGCGCTCTGCCCATGTGCTCAACGTGCAGTCGTAG
- the DOK3 gene encoding docking protein 3, translating into MEPLETPVKDGILYQQHVKFGKKCWRKVWGLLYAGGPSGVARLESWEVRDGGLGPAGDRSAGPGRRGERRIIRLADCVSVLPADGESCPRDTGAFLLTTTERSHLLAAEHRQAWMGPICQLAFPGTGESSSGSGEAEARQRSLVPMEENSIYSSWQEVGEFPVVVQRTEAATRCQLKGPYLLRLGQDAIQLSEPANPQALYTWPYCFLRKFGSDKGVFSFEAGRRCDSGEGLFAFSSARARDLCGALAAAIARQRERLPGPRPCPLPRATSLPSLEPPGELREGPPRPEAPGSRKMRAAEPGPQSLPPLLGPAVSEEPPAVLYASVCKRASVPPNAAAEHLYENLCAPDAGCRKLVEEGPGGGNPPDSPIYHNSQDLGWPGAAHDSSLEAQYRRLLELELADNGDEASGSGRPGAHSGFKAKLVTFLSRERKKGPAPCDRP; encoded by the exons ATGGAGCCTCTGGAGACCCCCGTCAAGGACGGCATCCTCTACCAGCAGCACGTCAAGTTCGGCAAG AAATGCTGGCGGAAGGTATGGGGTCTACTCTATGCAGGAGGCCCCTCGGGCGTGGCCCGGCTAGAGAGCTGGGAGGTCCGGGATGGTGGCCTGGGGCCAGCAGGTGACAGGTCTGCGGGGCCTGGCCGGCGAGGAGAACGGCGGATCATTCGCCTGGCTGACTGTGTGTCTGTGCTACCGGCTGATGGTGAGAGCTGCCCCCGGGACACTGGTGCCTTCCTGCTCACCACCACGGAGCGAAGCCACCTGCTGGCCGCAGAGCACCGCCAGGCATGGATGGGCCCCATCTGTCAGCTGGCCTTCCCG GGCACAGGGGAGAGTTCCTCAGGATCTGGGGAGGCAGAGGCtcggcagaggagcctggtccccATGGAGGAGAACTCCATCTACTCTTCCTGGCAGGAAG TGGGCGAGTTCCCGGTGGTGGTGCAGAGGACGGAGGCAGCCACCCGCTGCCAGCTGAAGGGGCCCTACCTCCTGCGGCTGGGCCAGGACGCTATCCAGCTGAGCGAACCGGCCAATCCGCAGGCGCTCTACACCTGGCCCTACTGCTTCCTGCGAAAGTTCGGCTCCGACAAG GGCGTGTTCTCCTTTGAAGCCGGCCGCCGCTGCGACTCGGGCGAGGGCCTCTTCGCCTTCAGCAGCGCCCGTGCCCGCGACCTGTGCGGGGCCTTGGCCGCCGCCATCGCCCGCCAGCGGGAGCGGCTCCCGGGGCCCCGGCCCTGCCCTCTGCCGCGGGCCACCTCGCTGCCCTCGCTGGAGCCTCCAGGCGAGCTGCGGGAGGGGCCCCCGCGGCCCGAGGCGCCCGGCTCGCGGAAGATGCGCGCGGCCGAGCCCGGGCCACAGAGTCTGCCGCCGCTGCTGGGCCCCGCGGTCTCCGAGGAGCCGCCGGCAGTGCTCTACGCGTCCGTGTGCAAGCGGGCCAGCGTGCCCCCGAACGCCGCCGCCGAACACCTGTACGAGAACTTGTGCGCGCCCGACGCCGGCTGCCGGAAGCTGGTGGAAGAGGGCCCGGGCGGCGGCAACCCCCCGGACAGCCCCATCTACCACAACAGCCAGGACCTGGGCTGGCCCGGCGCGGCCCACGACAGCAGCCTGGAGGCCCAGTACCGGCGGttgctggagctggagctggcgGATAACGGCGACGAGGCCTCGGGGTCTGGCCGCCCGGGTGCGCACTCAGGCTTCAAGGCCAAGCTGGTGACATTTCTGAGCCGAGAGCGGAAGAAGGGCCCGGCCCCCTGCGACCGGCCCTGA